AGATACTCGGTTTCAAATCAGGTTACCAATGTAATGGTAGAACAGTAGCTAAAGAAAGTTAATTTACAGGAGCATAATTGATGCTACGTCCAACACTAGGAGATTTTAGCAGCATTGTTTGTTTTAAGGCAGCAATTGAGGGCATGGAAGAAACTTTGGGCGAAAAGACGACTGCGATCGCATTAATGGCGGCGGGTCGCAATCGCGGTAAAAAGTTAGCACAAGAATTTGGCTTAGCAGGGACACGCATATCCTTAGATGATATTGCTGACAAGCTTAGACTAGCTTTAGGTCAAGATGGTACGCGCCTTTGTGTCATCGATAAAATCCTGTCTGAAGGCAATACTATCAAAGTTTACACTTCAGAAACGTTGTGTTCTGCGAACGAACCCCAAGGTTCAACTCGTCAATGTACCTACACTTTAGGCGCTGTTTGGGGCGCACTAGAGCTGCTTGTTGGTAAACGCTTGCAGGGAAAACACACCGAATCTGTACTGCGCGGCGGGACGCATGATGTATTTGAGTTTACTGAATTTTAAATTTTTACTTGTTTTCTATATGCCTTGGGTGTCGTACCTATTAATTTGCGAAAGACATTTGTAAAGTGGCTTTGGCTTTGAAAACCCACTTGTTGACATATCTGATCTATCGCTTCTTCTGTCTTCACTAATAATCTTTTGGATTTTTCTATTCTGGAATTCAAAACATATTGGTGAGGTGAAAAACCTGTTGATTGTTTAAATAACCTTGAGAAATGATATATGCTCATGCCTGCAACTGCTGCAATTTCAGTCAAAGTTAAATCTTTTTCTAAATTTTGATTTATATATTCAATAGCTTGTCGTAACTTTATATTCGAGAGACCTTCCGATTGTGTAGCAATCTTCGTAGAAGAGACAGCATACTGTTTAAGAATGTGAATGCAAAGAGTCGTTGCTAAGGATTCTATATAAATACGGCTACCTTTGTCTTGTGATTCTAGTTCTGACTTAAGTGCCAATCCTATATGATGAACTAACGGGTCTGGGGTAGCAAAATGAGGTAATATTTCTAGCTTATGCAAATCCACTGAGTCATAGAGAGCACGGGTAAACATGACCTCTTCTAAGCTGAGAACCAAAAATTCAACTTCTGAGTCCCAAGTGAATTTGTGATAGGTGTTTGCTGGAATAACTGCAACATCGCCATAGTTAATGCTTTCATATCGCGTATCACCGTTCAACACCCTTTTGGCGCTGAATGTCTGTTTTTCCAAGCTAATACCGATCGCATACTGTTGGGGACTGTGTTCTGGAGTCTCATGAGCAGGCTGCAAATGATGATCTAAACGAACACATTGCCAATTAGCACGGTAGCTTGAAGCAAGAGGAGATCGCGGTAGTATTTGTGCATATGCGTCTTCTTGAGCAAAATTCACACATATGATTTTCTCCTGTGGCATCGTTTTTTCCCCAGAAACGATTGCTTGAGTGAGCTTTACGCTGCGTTTGCCCTTTTAAACAGCCAAGATTGCTGTGTGGCTCAGCAAATAACTTAATGTTAAAAATATTAACATACTAAGCGTTAAAACACCCATAGACTCCTATGAGTTATTTTGTGATTTACGACGGAAACTGCAATCTCTGTGTCACCCTCGTGCAGATGCTGGAATCCCTTGACAGGGGACAATTGTTCCGCTACATTCCCATGCAGGATGAGCAAATGCGATCGCAATGGGGGATTACCGCGAGTGATTGTGAATTAGGCATGATTCTTCTAGATGCAAATGCCCCAGAAAGACGTTGGCAAGGCAGCGATGCTGCTGAAGAAATTGGAAAACTTCTACCTAATGGTAGTATTTTTGTAGATGCTTATCGTGCATTACCAGGAGTCAAATGGGCAGGCGATCGCATTTACGAACAGGTTCGCGACAACCGTTACACCATTTTTGGCAAGCGTTCTAGCACTTACGTATCATCGTACTGTGCTCATAAAAAATGTAACACCACTAACCACTAACCACTGTACGGGCGCGGCGGTCTTGCGCCCCTACCAATCACTCATGATGATAGGCGAGACGCCTGTCCCACACCACTAACCACTAACAACTAACAACCAACCACTAACCATTAAATATTTCTAAGACTTGGCGACAAAAAAGTTTTAGCTTGTCGCCGATTTCTGGGATAGGTTCAGATGCACCAACAAAATTCCAGTTTTCTACTGTAGAAAGTCGCCACTGTTCGCCAAGATGGTTGAAACCTGAGACTTCTAGCCCAATTGCACGACGTAAATTGCTAATAGGGTCATGATAAAATCGTATTTGAATTAAGATACTGCGGCTTTGCCAGGATTTACTAATACCTGGAAAATGAAAGCCAATGTCTATGGAATCTGGATCTATTAGTTCTCTGGTTTGCGGATCGTTTTTCCAGGGTTTGAGGTCAGATCTGGCGTCTGGAAACTCAAATTTGAATAAGTTAACGACCGTAGCAATCTTGCTGGCGAATTCAAGGTTTGTTGCCATCTCAGATGCATTCACGACATAACTCCTGTGTTGCTTTGACTCCTATGCGAGTGTGAAGACAGATAACCGCCCGTAAAGCTTGTTGTATTGGTGTTACAGATTATCAAGAAGCATTTCGTTTGGGCAACTCTACATGAGATTTTCCTGACAATCGCCGTCGCTGTTGTTCCAAAAACCTTGATTTGATATTTTAGAATTAGACAGCCTATCATATGCAATTTTACTGAAATTTTTCAAAGAAAAAGCAAAAATTGCCCTTTTGGTAGAGATGGTAAAGGAGTGTTGACGGATTTTCAGCAAAATCCCTTGTTGACAAGCACCTCGAAGATACCTTAGCGATATAAAATGACACTGATAGT
This genomic interval from Scytonema hofmannii PCC 7110 contains the following:
- a CDS encoding AraC family transcriptional regulator; amino-acid sequence: MPQEKIICVNFAQEDAYAQILPRSPLASSYRANWQCVRLDHHLQPAHETPEHSPQQYAIGISLEKQTFSAKRVLNGDTRYESINYGDVAVIPANTYHKFTWDSEVEFLVLSLEEVMFTRALYDSVDLHKLEILPHFATPDPLVHHIGLALKSELESQDKGSRIYIESLATTLCIHILKQYAVSSTKIATQSEGLSNIKLRQAIEYINQNLEKDLTLTEIAAVAGMSIYHFSRLFKQSTGFSPHQYVLNSRIEKSKRLLVKTEEAIDQICQQVGFQSQSHFTNVFRKLIGTTPKAYRKQVKI
- a CDS encoding thiol-disulfide oxidoreductase DCC family protein; protein product: MSYFVIYDGNCNLCVTLVQMLESLDRGQLFRYIPMQDEQMRSQWGITASDCELGMILLDANAPERRWQGSDAAEEIGKLLPNGSIFVDAYRALPGVKWAGDRIYEQVRDNRYTIFGKRSSTYVSSYCAHKKCNTTNH